Proteins from one Bombus pascuorum chromosome 15, iyBomPasc1.1, whole genome shotgun sequence genomic window:
- the LOC132914976 gene encoding transcription factor Sp4-like, with product MKRSVDGRSINQEEIEDHDLLQTQQQQQQDEAEQQQQQLEQQTAQPQIRFLTTNAAVLQQLQQQQDVQQQAQQQQQPQVITLQQLQNFVPLQTQQPQHDQQRAQTISVQSLPQQFLQGAQLISTQAQAALQQQQQQSQQQQTQQQSQQQQQPQQQLSYSVIPQMQTVNIDGQEALFIPSSAMSAAGGHHQSQPTMQFATANGQQVQLASQQVQLANGQTIITPQPVSLIKAPSVFPTSIIQNITAQTVQLPSGQSVQVRPLQFPMQHVQQTVPVQVPVTASNGQTVYQTVHFPVQALSSVFNVPATQMIPQITQQIPQVAQIITPNGQIQQVQIANIPQLQSLQNQQVTQVAQQVAQQQAQQVVQQQAQPQVVQSVQQQQQQQAAQAQVQQQQQQQVQQVVQQVIQQQQQQQVQQAQQQSSTPSSTVATWSTTVTTPSNVQVLGIGALGRPMQGSNNVITTKDGQKIDVQTLSALARPPESVEGDIKVASIDARQLASGQVIHIPAAQTTQPAVQPITIAGTQAQQLTLIPASALASLTAQQGNMMRSVGNGSIMQLQPAGGMNAANGFLQSIPVQNIPGLGNVQVIPASALQPATVQTLPATAAAPIVAAPTVQLDSNDPTKWQILQTLQSNNALTTPTPTSHQHQVATAPSANIETDSNKQHRRRVACTCPNCGDGDRNRDMTRKRQHVCHIAGCNKVYGKTSHLRAHLRWHTGERPFVCSWIFCGKKFTRSDELQRHRRTHTGEKRFQCPECTKKFMRSDHLTKHIKTHTKIRSTEAATSTQEGSSDSQSSTEEKIIIALHKDTEQSDIVITEQMDEIKPEPTNHVTKE from the exons ATGAAACGAAGCGTGGATGGGAGAAGTATCAATCAG GAGGAGATCGAAGATCATGATCTTTTACAAacgcagcagcagcagcagcaggaTGAAGCTgaacagcaacaacagcaatTGGAACAGCAAACTGCCCAACCTCAAATTCGTTTCTTAACCACAAATGCAGCTGTTTTGCAGCAATTGCAGCAGCAACAAGATGTTCAACAACAAGcacagcaacaacagcagccACAAGTCATTACTTTGCAACAATTGCAAAATTTTGTGCCTTTACAGACTCAGCAACCGCAACATGATCAACAAAGAGCACAAACCATTTCTGTACAATCTTTGCCTCAACAATTTTTGCAG GGTGCTCAGTTGATCAGTACTCAGGCTCAAGCTGCACttcagcaacagcaacaacagtCTCAACAACAGCAAACACAACAACAATcgcaacaacagcaacaaccgCAACAACAACTCAGTTATAGTGTTATACCACAGATGCAAACCGTTAACATTGATGGCCAAGAAGCACTTTTTATTCCATCCTCTGCTATGTCTGCTGCAGGAGGACATCATCAAAGCCAACCAACAATGCAGTTCGCCACTGCTAATGGCCAACAAGTTCAACTTGCTAGCCAGCAAGTACAACTGGCTAATGGTCAGACTATTATTACACCACAGCCAGTTAGTTTGATAAAAGCACCCAGTGTCTTTCCTACTTCTATCATACAGAATATCACTGCCCAAACTGTTCAATTGCCATCAG GGCAAAGTGTTCAAGTTAGACCTCTTCAGTTCCCTATGCAACATGTTCAACAAACTGTGCCTGTGCAAGTACCAGTTACTGCTAGTAATGGACAGACAGTTTATCAAACTGTACATTTTCCAGTTCAAGCATTGTCCAGTGTTTTCAATGTGCCTGCCACGCAGATGATACCTCAGATCACGCAA cAAATTCCACAAGTAGCTCAAATAATTACACCTAATGGACAAATTCAGCAAGTCCAGATTGCCAACATACCACAACTTCAAAGCTtacaa AATCAACAGGTAACACAAGTAGCTCAGCAAGTTGCTCAGCAACAAGCACAGCAAGTAGTGCAACAGCAAGCTCAACCACAAGTTGTACAGTCTgtgcagcagcaacagcaacaacaggCGGCACAAGCTCAAgtgcaacagcaacaacaacaacaagtGCAGCAAGTTGTACAGCAAGTTAtacaacagcagcagcaacaacaagtTCAACAAGCGCAACAACAATCATCTACACCATCTTCAACTGTAGCAACTTGGAGCACAACAGTAACAACTCCAAGCAACGTTCAG GTACTTGGAATCGGTGCACTTGGAAGGCCAATGCAAGGAAGCAACAATGTAATTACCACAAAAGATGGACAGAAGATTGATGTACAGACGTTATCAGCATTAGCAAGACCACCAGAGTCAGTCGAGGGTGATATAAAGGTAGCCAGTATTGATGCTAGACAATTAGCTAGCGGCCAAGTTATACATATTCCTGCTGCTCAAACAACACAACCTGCAGTTCAGCCAATTACAATTGCAG GAACGCAAGCACAACAGCTAACTTTAATTCCTGCATCCGCGTTAGCAAGCTTAACTGCCCAGCAAGGTAACATGATGAGGAGCGTTGGTAACGGCAGTATAATGCAACTTCAACCTGCCGGTGGAATGAACGCGGCAAATGGTTTTCTTCAGTCGATACCTGTGCAAAATATTCCAGGTCTAGGTAATGTGCAAGTTATACCTGCAAGTGCACTGCAGCCCGCCACTGTTCAAACGCTACCTGCAACAGCAGCTGCACCGATTGTTGCTGCTCCAACCGTACAATTAGATTCGAACGATCCGACAAAGTGGCAAATTTTACAAACTCTTCAATCGAATAACGCGTTAACAACGCCCACCCCCACATCACACCAGCATCAAGTAGCTACCGCACCGTCTGCGAATATCGAGACAGATTCTAATAAGCAACATCGTAGGAGGGTTGCTTGCACGTGTCCTAATTGCGGAGATGGTGATAG GAATAGAGATATGACTAGAAAACGGCAACATGTATGCCACATAGCGGGTTGTAATAAGGTATACGGAAAGACCAGTCATCTTCGGGCTCATTTGAGGTGGCATACCGGAGAACGACCGTTTGTTTGTAGTTGGATATTCTGTGGTAAGAAATTTACCAGGTCGGATGAGCTTCAGAGGCATCGTAGAACTCACACCGGTGAAAAGAGATTCCAATGCCCTGAGTGTACTAAAAAATTCATGAGATCGGACCATTTGACGAAACATATAAAGACACACACGAAGATTCGAAGTACG GAAGCAGCTACTTCAACGCAGGAAGGTTCCTCAGATAGTCAATCTTCAacggaagaaaaaattattatcgctCTGCACAAAGATACAGAGCAGTCTGATATAGTTATTACTGAACAAATGGATGAAATTAAACCTGAACCAACGAATCATGTaacaaaggaataa
- the LOC132914996 gene encoding uncharacterized protein LOC132914996: protein MPAPPPPPPPVFNTSGSGIADQDRNLLLQSIRAGKTLKKTVTVDKSAPVVSGRVRGESGSSSSLYSKENSSNVANSGISTSNGGPIGLGGLFSTGIPKLKPVGSRTSAVEKNNSNVNNTNFGQSTVPSIKRGPPPIPPPATQKPQLFVQKANSIPGQSTTDSSSTMEAPKGFGKPTLAPKPPTTSSSALHKPSPPPKKLNLTGGSVSRAQSMRLPRSPPVLAPTPPSLHQSQDCLNETQSRPTNRILKPPVAKPPSPPTSRSNNIPSTATRVAPPPPSRVTVSAPCIPPPPPPLPHRPAPTHQRLAPPPPPPPTPPTRSSSMRNGQTMNALDLEVRFADMFHSIANFPPPEQFKGFTKVYSSRNAAKQQAPAPPMQMSSISNTMVSLNTSSGG, encoded by the exons ATGCCTGCACCACCTCCACCTCCACCTCCTGTCTTCAACACATCTGGTTCTGGGATAGCAGATCAGGATAGAAATTTACTTCTTCAGTCAATTAGAGCTGGgaaaactttaaaaaaaactGTAACCGTAGATAAAAGTGCACCTGTAGTTAGTG gTAGAGTTAGAGGTGAATCAGGAAGCTCTTCTTCCTTATATAGCAAGGAAAATAGTTCTAATGTAGCAAACAGTGGCATTAGCACAAGTAATGGAGGTCCCATAGGACTAGGTGGATTATTTTCTACTGGTATTCCTAAATTAAAGCCTGTAGGATCTAGGACTTCTGCAGTTGAAAAGAACAATAGTAATGTTAATAATACAAACTTTGGTCAATCGACTGTCCCTAGCATAAAAAGAGGTCCACCGCCAATTCCACCACCAGCCACTCAAAAACCACAACTATTTGTTCAG AAGGCAAACTCAATACCAGGACAAAGTACTACAGACTCTAGTTCTACTATGGAAGCACCTAAGGGATTTGGAAAGCCTACTCTTGCTCCCAAACCACCTACCACATCATCATCTGCATTGCACAAACCATCACCACCTCCTAAGAAATTAAACTTAACTGGAGGAAGTGTATCAAGAGCACAAAGTATGCGATTGCCTAGATCACCTCCTGTACTTGCTCCAACTCCACCTTCCCTTCATCAGTCTCAGGATTGTCTGAACGAGACCCAATCGAGGCCTACGAATCGAATTCTTAAACCTCCAGTCGCGAAACCTCCTTCTCCACCTACATCTAGATCAAACAATATACCCTCTACAGCAACTAGAGTGGCACCGCCACCTCCTTCTAGAGTAACTGTTAGCGCTCCTTGTATACCACCTCCACCTCCACCCCTTCCGCATCGTCCAGCTCCTACTCATCAAAGACTGGCCCCACCGCCGCCACCACCGCCAACACCTCCCACAAGGAGTTCTTCCATGCGCAATGGACAGACGATGAATGCTCTAGATTTAGAGGTTCGGTTCGCGGATATGTTTCATTCTATTGCGAATTTCCCGCCGCCAGAGCAATTTAAGGGATTTACAAAAGTCTACAGCAGCAGAAATG CTGCAAAACAACAAGCTCCTGCGCCACCCATGCAAATGTCTTCTATATCCAATACAATGGTATCATTAAATACTTCATCTGGAGGTTAA
- the LOC132914979 gene encoding ATP-binding cassette sub-family F member 3 isoform X1 codes for MAVCGEYIRSQFPTIDDDLYQYVEGILDSSKDDFEDGDEVYEAIGEVLHEVAEKPENEVRQICVKLLEMLKGNSNDGNVERRKNGVNKVLNAPVHLGTMAATLEAQVEQIKSIWVTTRDDAMKVDAKKLEKAEAKLQQKQEKRSNNELSGRINIISQGIESASASQMTSKKDSRMETKGGVNKAQDIRIENFDIAYGDRILLQGADLTLAFGRRYGLIGRNGLGKTTLLRMISSKQLRIPSHIRVLHVEQEVAGDDTSALESVLECDQERSMLLSKETELQVAIEKDGGKTGDALGEELARVYEAMQLAEVDKAPARASAILSGLGFSVERQSWPTKAFSGGWRMRLALARALFSRPDLLLLDEPTNMLDIKAILWLEKYLQSWPTTLLVVSHDRNFLDTVPTDILYLRGQKIEAYRGNYEQFAKTKGERERNQQREYEAQQAKRAHVQEFIDRFRYNANRASSVQSKIKMLEKLPELKPMEKEGEVTLRFPDVEPLSPPILQLNEVSFSYTGGVDNSYIFSGVNLTASLQSRICIVGENGAGKTTLLKIITGALSPTRGTVHVHRNLKFGYFSQHHVDQLDMRVCPVELLQNHFPGKPVEEYRRMLGSFGISGNLALQTISSLSGGQKSRVAFALMCAAMPNFLVLDEPTNHLDIESIEALGKALNTCQAGVILVSHDERLIRMVCTELWVCGEGSVRCIEGGFDEYRRIIEKELEV; via the exons ATGGCAGTCTGTGGAGAATACATTCGTAGTCAATTTCCCACGATAGATGACGACCTATACCAATATGTAGAAG GTATTTTAGATAGTTCAAAGGATGACTTCGAGGATGGCGACGAAGTTTACGAAGCAATAGGGGAGGTATTACACGAGGTTGCAGAAAAACCAGAGAATGAGGTTAG aCAAATATGCGTCAAGCTACTGGAAATGCTAAAAGGTAATTCAAACGATGGAAACgttgaaaggagaaaaaatggGGTAAACAAAGTATTAAATGCTCCAGTACATTTGGGTACTATGGCTGCTACCCTAGAAGCTCAAgtagaacaaataaaaagtatatggGTTACTACTAGAGATGACGCTatg AAAGTAGATGCCAAGAAGCTAGAAAAGGCAGAGgcaaaattacaacaaaaacaagaaaagagaAGTAACAATGAATTAAGTGGacgaattaatattataagcCAAGGTATAGAATCCGCTAGCGCGAGTCAAATGACGAGTAAAAAGGATAGTAGAATGGAGACAAAAGGTGGTGTAAATAAAGCCCAGGACATTAGAATAGAAAACTTTGATATAGCATATGGGGATAGAATATTATTGCAAGGAGCTGACTTAACGCTTGCATTCGGTAGACGCTATGGCCTTATTGGTAGAAATGGACTCGGTAAAACTACATTATTAAGAATGATATCTAG TAAACAGCTGAGAATACCATCCCATATAAGAGTTTTGCATGTAGAACAAGAAGTCGCCGGAGACGATACTTCTGCTCTCGAATCTGTATTAGAATGCGACCAAGAGAGAAGTATGTTACTTAGTAAGGAAACAGAATTGCAAGTGGCGATCGAAAAGGATGGTGGTAAAACGGGAGATGCATTAGGCGAAGAATTAGCTAGAGTATATGAAGCAATGCAGTTAGCTGAAGTAGATAAAGCACCTGCTAGAGCTAGTGCAATTTTATCAGGACTTGGGTTCTCTGTCGAAAGACAATCGTGGCCAACTAAAGCTTTCTCTGGTGGCTGGAGAATGAGATTAGCACTTGCAAGGGCACTGTTTTCTAGACCTGATCTTTTATTACTTGACGAACCTACAAACATGCTTGATATTAAAGCCATACTTtggttggaaaaatatttacagtcATGGCCAACTACGTTACTCGTGGTTTCTCACGACAGGAACTTCTTAGACACG gTTCCTACCGATATACTGTATTTGCGTGGACAAAAAATTGAAGCGTATCGTGGTAATTATGAACAGTTCGCAAAAACTAAAGGGGAACGTGAAAGAAATCAACAGAGAGAATATGAAGCTCAGCAAGCGAAAAGAGCACATGTACAAGAATTCATTGATCGATTTCGATACAATGCCAATCGTGCTTCTAGTGTACagagtaaaattaaaatgctaGAAAAACT ACCAGAACTTAAACCAATGGAGAAGGAAGGAGAAGTAACTCTTCGTTTCCCAGATGTTGAACCATTAAGTCCTCCAATATTGCAACTTAACGAAGTCTCCTTTAGTTATACTGGAGGAGTCGATAATTCGTATATATTTAGTGGCGTGAACTTGACTGCTAGCTTACAATCCCGTATATGTATCGTGGGAGAGAATGGTGCTGGTAAAACTACGCTTTTAAAGATCATAACAGGTGCACTAAGCCCAACACGAGGCACAGTGCATGttcatagaaatttgaaatttggatattttagtCAACATCATGTAGACCAACTTGATATGCGTGTGTGCCCAGTTGAACTATTGCAAAATCATTTTCCAG GTAAACCAGTTGAGGAATACAGAAGAATGCTTGGAAGCTTTGGAATAAGTGGTAATTTAGCTTTGCAGACTATTAGTTCTTTGTCTGGAGGGCAAAAATCTAGAGTAGCATTTGCACTAATGTGTGCTGCAATGCCAAACTTTTTGGTACTTGATGAACCTACGAATCATTTAGACATCGAATCCATCGAAGCTTTAGGCAAAGCATTGAATACTTGTCAG GCAGGTGTTATATTAGTTTCACACGACGAAAGATTAATTCGCATGGTATGTACCGAACTCTGGGTATGTGGAGAAGGATCTGTTCGATGCATCGAAGGAGGTTTTGACGAGTATCGTAGGATTATTGAAAAGGAACTTGAAGTATAA
- the LOC132914979 gene encoding ATP-binding cassette sub-family F member 3 isoform X2: MRQICVKLLEMLKGNSNDGNVERRKNGVNKVLNAPVHLGTMAATLEAQVEQIKSIWVTTRDDAMKVDAKKLEKAEAKLQQKQEKRSNNELSGRINIISQGIESASASQMTSKKDSRMETKGGVNKAQDIRIENFDIAYGDRILLQGADLTLAFGRRYGLIGRNGLGKTTLLRMISSKQLRIPSHIRVLHVEQEVAGDDTSALESVLECDQERSMLLSKETELQVAIEKDGGKTGDALGEELARVYEAMQLAEVDKAPARASAILSGLGFSVERQSWPTKAFSGGWRMRLALARALFSRPDLLLLDEPTNMLDIKAILWLEKYLQSWPTTLLVVSHDRNFLDTVPTDILYLRGQKIEAYRGNYEQFAKTKGERERNQQREYEAQQAKRAHVQEFIDRFRYNANRASSVQSKIKMLEKLPELKPMEKEGEVTLRFPDVEPLSPPILQLNEVSFSYTGGVDNSYIFSGVNLTASLQSRICIVGENGAGKTTLLKIITGALSPTRGTVHVHRNLKFGYFSQHHVDQLDMRVCPVELLQNHFPGKPVEEYRRMLGSFGISGNLALQTISSLSGGQKSRVAFALMCAAMPNFLVLDEPTNHLDIESIEALGKALNTCQAGVILVSHDERLIRMVCTELWVCGEGSVRCIEGGFDEYRRIIEKELEV, translated from the exons ATGAG aCAAATATGCGTCAAGCTACTGGAAATGCTAAAAGGTAATTCAAACGATGGAAACgttgaaaggagaaaaaatggGGTAAACAAAGTATTAAATGCTCCAGTACATTTGGGTACTATGGCTGCTACCCTAGAAGCTCAAgtagaacaaataaaaagtatatggGTTACTACTAGAGATGACGCTatg AAAGTAGATGCCAAGAAGCTAGAAAAGGCAGAGgcaaaattacaacaaaaacaagaaaagagaAGTAACAATGAATTAAGTGGacgaattaatattataagcCAAGGTATAGAATCCGCTAGCGCGAGTCAAATGACGAGTAAAAAGGATAGTAGAATGGAGACAAAAGGTGGTGTAAATAAAGCCCAGGACATTAGAATAGAAAACTTTGATATAGCATATGGGGATAGAATATTATTGCAAGGAGCTGACTTAACGCTTGCATTCGGTAGACGCTATGGCCTTATTGGTAGAAATGGACTCGGTAAAACTACATTATTAAGAATGATATCTAG TAAACAGCTGAGAATACCATCCCATATAAGAGTTTTGCATGTAGAACAAGAAGTCGCCGGAGACGATACTTCTGCTCTCGAATCTGTATTAGAATGCGACCAAGAGAGAAGTATGTTACTTAGTAAGGAAACAGAATTGCAAGTGGCGATCGAAAAGGATGGTGGTAAAACGGGAGATGCATTAGGCGAAGAATTAGCTAGAGTATATGAAGCAATGCAGTTAGCTGAAGTAGATAAAGCACCTGCTAGAGCTAGTGCAATTTTATCAGGACTTGGGTTCTCTGTCGAAAGACAATCGTGGCCAACTAAAGCTTTCTCTGGTGGCTGGAGAATGAGATTAGCACTTGCAAGGGCACTGTTTTCTAGACCTGATCTTTTATTACTTGACGAACCTACAAACATGCTTGATATTAAAGCCATACTTtggttggaaaaatatttacagtcATGGCCAACTACGTTACTCGTGGTTTCTCACGACAGGAACTTCTTAGACACG gTTCCTACCGATATACTGTATTTGCGTGGACAAAAAATTGAAGCGTATCGTGGTAATTATGAACAGTTCGCAAAAACTAAAGGGGAACGTGAAAGAAATCAACAGAGAGAATATGAAGCTCAGCAAGCGAAAAGAGCACATGTACAAGAATTCATTGATCGATTTCGATACAATGCCAATCGTGCTTCTAGTGTACagagtaaaattaaaatgctaGAAAAACT ACCAGAACTTAAACCAATGGAGAAGGAAGGAGAAGTAACTCTTCGTTTCCCAGATGTTGAACCATTAAGTCCTCCAATATTGCAACTTAACGAAGTCTCCTTTAGTTATACTGGAGGAGTCGATAATTCGTATATATTTAGTGGCGTGAACTTGACTGCTAGCTTACAATCCCGTATATGTATCGTGGGAGAGAATGGTGCTGGTAAAACTACGCTTTTAAAGATCATAACAGGTGCACTAAGCCCAACACGAGGCACAGTGCATGttcatagaaatttgaaatttggatattttagtCAACATCATGTAGACCAACTTGATATGCGTGTGTGCCCAGTTGAACTATTGCAAAATCATTTTCCAG GTAAACCAGTTGAGGAATACAGAAGAATGCTTGGAAGCTTTGGAATAAGTGGTAATTTAGCTTTGCAGACTATTAGTTCTTTGTCTGGAGGGCAAAAATCTAGAGTAGCATTTGCACTAATGTGTGCTGCAATGCCAAACTTTTTGGTACTTGATGAACCTACGAATCATTTAGACATCGAATCCATCGAAGCTTTAGGCAAAGCATTGAATACTTGTCAG GCAGGTGTTATATTAGTTTCACACGACGAAAGATTAATTCGCATGGTATGTACCGAACTCTGGGTATGTGGAGAAGGATCTGTTCGATGCATCGAAGGAGGTTTTGACGAGTATCGTAGGATTATTGAAAAGGAACTTGAAGTATAA
- the LOC132915003 gene encoding uncharacterized protein LOC132915003 translates to MATDIEESDTDDHERPAPPKRQCTRLKGNEMIWDMEKNSVGKEEMVQETENVEYDDAERQAREKLKRWQACQVAKGHVDNTINVVLENYIMVTSSSYSVEESRFQLFRGNDMEDTAVMMAIRNHGLVQSAGLVSQSSAFYSDKAPGYWTNNEYTDVHCSCPSNRIQNVGNFENSVATTSANSLRLNDSKSTEEYDRLDWDLDKIDENDQQENFLERAVAEAIKKKGLSALSVDYG, encoded by the exons atggCGACTGACATCGAGGAATCAGATACTGACGATCATGAAAGGCCAGCTCCTCCGAAACGGCAATGTACACGACTTAAAGGCAACGAGATGATTTGGGATATG GAAAAGAATTCAgtaggaaaagaagaaatggtacaagaaacagaaaatgtagaatatgaCGATGCAGAAAGACAAGCAagggaaaaattgaaaagatgGCAAGCTTGTCAGGTGGCCAAAGGACACGTGGATAATACTATTAATGTAGtattagaaaattacattatgGTAACTTCATCCTCTTATTCCGTGGAAGAGTCCAGATTTCAGTTATTTAGAGGAAACGATATGGAAGACACTGCAGTTATGATGGCAATTCGTAATCACGGTCTAGTACAGTCTGCAGGACTTGTTTCTCAATCCAGTGCTTTTTACAGTGACAAAGCTCCAGGGTATTGGACCAATAATGAATACACTGATGTGCACTGTTCATGCCCCTCTAATCGCATACAAAATgttggaaattttgaaaactcTGTAGCTACTACATCTGCAAATTCATTAAGATTGAATGATTCAAAAAGTACAGAGGAATATGATAGACTTGATTGGGATTTGGATAAAATAGACGAGAATGACCAACAGGAGAATTTTCTAGAAAGAGCTGTGGCAGAAGCTATAAAGAAGAAAGGGCTGAGTGCTTTAAGCGTCGACTATGGTTGA